In the Afipia sp. GAS231 genome, TGGCGGTCTTGAATGCAGGTTTGGTAGCCGGCGGAGGCTATTCGGCCGCCTGCGAGACCTTCATGCGGCCGGCCGCATCGAGCACCGATTTGACGATGTTGTGGTAGCCGGTGCAGCGGCAGATATTGCCTTCCAGCTCATGGCGGACGGTTTCCTCGTCCAGCTTGCCGCCGTAGCGGTGCACGATATCGACCGCCGACATGATCATGCCGGGCGTGCAATAGCCGCACTGCAGGCCATGATTGTCGCGGAACGCCGCCTGCATCGGATGCAGTTCGTCGCCCTTCGAAAGGCCTTCGATCGTGGTGACGTTGGAGCCGGCGGCCTGTCCGGCCAGCACCGTGCAGGATTTGACCGCCTTGCCGTCGATATGGACGACGCAGGCGCCGCACTGGCTGGTATCGCAGCCGACATGGGTGCCGGTCAGGTTGAGATTTTCGCGCAGGAGATGGACGAGGAGGGTCCGGTCCTCGACATCGACCGAGACGGCGTTACCATTGATCTTCAGTTCGACTGTCGGCATATCCAACCTCCCGGTTTCTCTTTTCCAGAGACTTTGTCCAAATCAGCAGTGGCGCCCACCAGGATCCGCCGTTCTCGCCACGGCGACCGAAGCTGTCGCAGCTTTGCCGTTGAAACATTGAACGAGCCAAAGTGAGGGATCACGCTGACCTGCCACCGGCTGCAGGATCTCCTGCCGTAGTCATTGTTGTTACTTAAGCAAGCGACAAAAGCCGGTCATAGCACCGGTCAAAATAAAACGGATGGTACCAGCGCGCTGGATGATTCCGAGCCATGCGAACACCAGCGAGAGGCTTCTGTACTGATCGCCACTACCGGCGCCGGAGAACCAGCGCCTCCATCATCCGGCGGCAGGAGAAACGCAGGCGAACTCGATCCGGGTGCCGCCCGGCTCCCGCACCATAAAGTGTACCTTGGGGCCCTTGCCCGATCGCTCCGGCGCAAACTCAATCGACGCGCCGGGCCATGCCGCTACACGTGCGTGCAATGCATCAAGTGCGCTACGATCCGCAACCTTCAATGCAAGATGATGCAAACCGATGTTGCGACGGCGGTCGAACGGCACGCATTTCTCCGGATCCTCGACCTGCCAGAGCGTCACGATACCGTTTCCGTCCGACACGAACGACGCCGGATAACTCTGGTTCTCACCAACAACCCTCCAGCCAAGGCAGTCGCAAAAGAAGCTCCGTGCGAGCGGAAGGTCTTTCACGGCAAGTCCGACGTGATCGACGCCGACCGTCAACGGGACATTATCCTGCATAGCTGATCTCCTTGCGCTCGCGCGCGTTGTCAATAACTTGGTGGAAGCGGCCGAGGTCCGCAAGGTTAGCCTCAGTCATAAAATGCCGGCAGCAACTTAAGGCCGTCAGTTTGCTTCTTGTCGTGATTGATGAACATTATGGCTTTGTAGGTCTTGATGATCTGCCTGATTCTTTCCATCGATTCGATGGATGCTTGTTTATCTGTATTGAGCGAAGGAACCCTGCTCTTAGCGAAGTTCTCTTCCAGATGGACAACATCGCCCGACAGTACGATGAAACCAGAATTTTTGAGATGGACGAGCAGCGACTGGCTGCCGGGCGTATGCCCCGGCGTCGATATGAGCGTAACGCTTCCGTCACCGAATACGTCGAGGTCTCCGTCGGTCAGACGTAAATTCCTAGGATTTCCCATGAGGCGGCGCGCCAACGCCATCAGCTGATTAACGTTTTCGTTTGGCCCATTGCCTCCA is a window encoding:
- a CDS encoding (2Fe-2S)-binding protein, coding for MPTVELKINGNAVSVDVEDRTLLVHLLRENLNLTGTHVGCDTSQCGACVVHIDGKAVKSCTVLAGQAAGSNVTTIEGLSKGDELHPMQAAFRDNHGLQCGYCTPGMIMSAVDIVHRYGGKLDEETVRHELEGNICRCTGYHNIVKSVLDAAGRMKVSQAAE
- a CDS encoding VOC family protein, which gives rise to MQDNVPLTVGVDHVGLAVKDLPLARSFFCDCLGWRVVGENQSYPASFVSDGNGIVTLWQVEDPEKCVPFDRRRNIGLHHLALKVADRSALDALHARVAAWPGASIEFAPERSGKGPKVHFMVREPGGTRIEFACVSPAAG